One genomic segment of Pongo pygmaeus isolate AG05252 chromosome 19, NHGRI_mPonPyg2-v2.0_pri, whole genome shotgun sequence includes these proteins:
- the LOC129016797 gene encoding endophilin-A2-like: MPPLEQPSCKVLYDFQPENDGELGFHEGDVFTLINQINEKWYQGMLDGQLGFFLLSYLDVLVPLPSDSLVPPPLPSIHIGWHPLPSLLLSMGSCCQGSVQACRCRPGP, encoded by the coding sequence ATGCCGCCCCTAGAACAGCCAAGCTGCAAGGTGCTGTATGACTTCCAGCCTGAGAACGATGGGGAGCTGGGCTTCCATGAGGGCGATGTCTTCACGCTGATCAACCAGATCAACGAGAAGTGGTACCAGGGCATGCTGGACGGCCAGTTGGGCTTCTTCCTGCTCAGCTACTTGGACGTGCTTGTGCCTCTGCCCAGTGACTCACTGGtgcccccgcccctcccctccaTCCACATTGGGTGGCACCCCCTTCCAAGTCTCCTGCTTTCCATGGGCTCCTGCTGCCAAGGCAGTGTCCAAGCCTGCCGGTGCCGCCCGGGCCCTTGA